The nucleotide window CCCGCGCCTATCTGGGCGACAAGCTGATCCGTACGGCGAAGCCGCACCGCATCCTCGACCCGAAGGCGGGCCCGCTGATCGCGGTGCGCCTCAACATCCTCACCCGCAAGTCGCTGGGGGGCCTGGAGACGGACCTGTCCTCACGCGTCCTCGCGGCGGACGGCAGCCCTTCCCCGGACTCTCGGCTTCGCCCGAGCGGGGGAGACCCCATCCCCGGGGTGTACGCGGCGGGCGAGGCGGCCGGCTTCGGCGGTGGCGGAGTGCACGGCTACCGCTCGCTGGAGGGCACGTTCCTGGGCGGCTGCATCTTCTCGGGCCGGGTGGCGGGGCGCGCGGCGGCGGAGGCGGTGGGCTGAGCCGGCGCGCGGTCTGCGGCCGCGTTCTGTCCTCGACCGCCGGACGGGCTGGGCTTCCCGGCCCGTCCGGCCCCGTCCTCGGCCTCCGGCGCGACCTTCCCGTTCCCGCTTCCCTCACCGCGGATCCAGCACCTCCACCACCCGGAACCGCTCGGCCACGATCATCGTGTCGTCGTCGACCGTGAACTCCGGATCGCCCAGGGCCTCCCGCATCTCCTCGCTGTGCCAGAACCGTTCGTGCGAGGCCCGCCACTCGGCGACCGTCGTGTACCCCTCGCCCTCGTCGGCGGCGTGCTGCGGGCCCACGTCACCGAGCCGCACCACCCGGACGTCCGTCACCTCGACGACGGCGACCTCCCGCCCGTCCGAGCCGATCAGCGCGGACCGCTCACCGACCGGGGGCAACTCCTCCTTCTCCACCTCGTACTCGGCCAGCAGACCGGAGGTGGACACCTTGGCACCGGCGAG belongs to Streptomyces finlayi and includes:
- a CDS encoding ASCH domain-containing protein, which encodes MENREPLKPLLFGFPGPLRDQLVAAVLAGAKVSTSGLLAEYEVEKEELPPVGERSALIGSDGREVAVVEVTDVRVVRLGDVGPQHAADEGEGYTTVAEWRASHERFWHSEEMREALGDPEFTVDDDTMIVAERFRVVEVLDPR